A stretch of the Camarhynchus parvulus unplaced genomic scaffold, STF_HiC, whole genome shotgun sequence genome encodes the following:
- the LYPD3 gene encoding ly6/PLAUR domain-containing protein 3, translating to MGGARPLLLLLLLLLPGSLGLRCLGCREDDDGGDGGSCGDVTDVTCPDSDVCGEALAAVTWSHGQLTLGWRGCGRGEPGSLARALTLPGLVAFVRRRNCRGEACNEELPLGGPQEPPPTANSSAPSPNGVRCYGCPAAGPCPPTAIVHCYGDLRACFHGNVTLRAGNVTLWRELRGCVPEGDCAPERQRRRRRRPGRLLLPRRPLQRQDGRQELVLARSAPAGAAAARPRPHGPARQRHGGRGREKRHPRQDGRHCRRWWWWWQYGRR from the exons ATGGGGGGGGCGcggccgctgctgctgctgctgctgctgctgctgccag GATCTCTGGGGCTGCGCTGCCTCGGCTGCCGTGAGGATGATGATGGCGGCGATGGCGGCTCCTGCGGTGACGTCACCGATGTCACCTGTCCCGACAGCGACGTCTGCGGGGAGGCCCTGGCGGCCGTGACCTGGA GCCACGGCCAGCTGACCCTGGGCTGGCGTGGGTGTGGCCGGGGTGAGCCGGGCTCGCTGGCCCGGGCGCTGACCCTGCCCGGCCTCGTGGCCTTCGTGCGGCGCCGCAACTGCCGGGGGGAGGCGTGCAACGAGGAACTGCCCCTGGGGGGGCCACAGGAACCGCCCCCGACCG ccAACAGCTCCGCCCCCTCCCCCAACGGCGTGCGCTGCTACGGGTGCCCGGCGGCCGGGCCCTGCCCCCCCACCGCCATCGTCCATTGCTACGGCGACCTCCGCGCCTGTTTCCATGGCAACGTCACCCTGCGCGCAG GTAACGTCACCTTGTGGCGGGAGCTGCGCGGCTGCGTCCCCGAGGGCGACTGCGCCCCCGAGCGCCAGCGGCGACGCCGACGCCGCCCTGGCCGGCTCCTGCTGCCGCGGCGACCTCTGCAACGACAAGATGGCCGACAGGAGCTTGTTCTCGCCCGATCTGCCccggctggagctgctgccgcACGGCCACGCCCCCACGGCCCCGCCCGACAACGCCACGGCGGACGGGGGCGGGAAAAACGGCACCCGCGGCAAGATGGCCGCCACTGCCGccggtggtggtggtggtggcaaTATGGCCGCCGGTGA
- the ZNF576 gene encoding zinc finger protein 576: MNEFINGDRNRKCVCVGRRTGSRKRPGQRPMAEPPELAPPSSDFAPPPSTRPSPAPRGGRKEEVGEGGEGPGPPPGAEEPPTPRAPSTARGASSRFPTPPSPRATPSGSTRATALGLRGALFVCFVCGRPFGSSPALLRHQRGHAHRGAEPAEAAPPARKATPLLACTECGRGFAREGALHRHYIRHARGEL, translated from the exons ATGAATGAGTTCATTAATGGGG ACCGGAACCGGAAGTGCGTTTGTGTTGGTCGCCGTACCGGAAGCCGGAAGCGGCCGGGACAGCGA CCAATGGCGGAGCCCCCGGAGTTGGCTCCGCCCTCTTCGGATTTTGCCCCGCCCCCCTCGACgcgcccctcccccgccccgaggggagggaggaaggaggaggtgggggaggggggggaggggccgggaccccccccgggAGCGGAGGAGCCGCCT ACTCCCcgggctcccagcactgcccgcGGTGCCTCATCACGTTTCCCGACGCCGCCTTCGCCGCGCGCCACGCCAAGCGGCAGCACCCGCGCGACTGCGCTCGGCCTGCGGGGGGCGCTCTTCGTCTGCTTCGTCTGCGGCCGCCCCTTCGGCTCCTCCCCCGCGCTGCTGCGCCACCAGCGCGGCCACGCCCACAGGGGGGCGGAGCCCGCGGAGGCCGCGCCCCCCGCCAGGAAGGCCACGCCTCTTCTGGCGTGTACGGAGTGTGGGCGGGGCTTCGCCCGGGAGGGGGCGTTGCATCGGCACTACATCCGGCACGCCCGGGGGGAGCTGTGA